A single genomic interval of Spirosoma taeanense harbors:
- a CDS encoding response regulator, with protein sequence MPYTILVAEDNEDYFTLYARHVERFFDQVTLIGAQHGGEALEKLQSGLIPNLILVDIKMPVMDGYEFLTRLRATEAWRYIPVIIWTGYTLSRAEVVRFYTAGANSVMSKHDSMKDIKAFCQYWFEMVQIP encoded by the coding sequence ATGCCTTACACCATACTCGTCGCTGAGGACAATGAAGACTACTTCACTTTGTATGCGCGTCATGTCGAACGTTTTTTTGACCAGGTGACCTTGATTGGAGCGCAACATGGGGGCGAAGCTTTGGAGAAATTGCAATCGGGTCTAATCCCTAACCTGATCTTAGTGGACATTAAAATGCCTGTGATGGATGGTTACGAATTCCTCACCAGGCTGCGGGCCACTGAAGCATGGCGTTACATACCGGTTATTATCTGGACTGGCTATACATTATCCCGGGCTGAAGTGGTTCGTTTTTATACTGCGGGGGCTAACTCGGTCATGAGCAAGCATGATTCCATGAAAGATATAAAGGCATTCTGTCAGTACTGGTTTGAGATGGTTCAGATTCCCTAA
- a CDS encoding winged helix-turn-helix transcriptional regulator, translated as MTTSDRPDQPFEPSLLLISHALSILCGKWRLYIMLVLGEQTLRYGQLSERLPDVSQKVLAGELKALVALGVLQRTVYTEIPPRVEYQLAPKGLSALPLLRQIQQIGQLIT; from the coding sequence ATGACCACGAGTGACCGCCCTGACCAGCCTTTCGAGCCCAGTCTATTATTGATTAGCCATGCCTTGTCGATTCTATGCGGCAAATGGCGGCTGTATATAATGCTGGTATTGGGTGAGCAAACGCTCCGGTATGGCCAATTGAGCGAACGGTTGCCTGACGTAAGCCAGAAAGTCCTGGCTGGTGAGTTGAAAGCCCTGGTTGCTCTGGGCGTGCTACAGCGAACTGTATATACCGAAATTCCGCCCCGGGTGGAATATCAACTTGCCCCAAAAGGCCTTTCTGCTTTACCTCTGCTGAGGCAGATTCAACAGATTGGTCAACTCATCACATAA